A DNA window from Vigna unguiculata cultivar IT97K-499-35 chromosome 10, ASM411807v1, whole genome shotgun sequence contains the following coding sequences:
- the LOC114166232 gene encoding ABC transporter C family member 8-like produces the protein MMMIMMIFNGYADDFSWICLKHFKFTSFCSQTTTIDAINLFFVCVFYASTIVSLIRRNFINGSRSKSRFFLIVSICCAITSIVFYGIGLWNLIAKTGNSMATCVVRGFVWTSLAVSLLLQTHEWIKVLNTIWWASSGALFSTIQIEILFRKHAIEIFDVLLWLLHTLLLFCAFQNLGYFVTQREPKSLSEPLLAQEVETEETGLGRASFLSKLTFSWVNSVLSLGYSKPLSLEDIPSLLSEDKADLSHQNFMHACKSLARERSNENNNKNLVFWSIVRTHSKENILIAVYALLRTIAVSVSPLILYAFVNFSYSRDSGDTDLKEGLIIVGFLILSKVVESVSQRHWFFSSRRSGLKMRSALMVAVYEKQLKLSSSARTRHSTGEIVNYIAVDAYRMGECPWWFHLTWACTLQILLSISILYGVVGVGALPGLVPLLICGLINVPFAKFLQKCMAQFMISQDERLRATSEILNSMKIIKLQSWEDKFKNLVENLRAKEFVWLSKSQLLKAYGSFLYWVSPTIVSAVVFLGCAVFNSAPLNAGTIFTVLATLRNLGEPVRMIPEALSVMIQVKVSFDRLNTFLFDEELDTSDGNRSYINRSSTNAVEIQDGNFIWDHESVSPTLRDLNLEIKWGQKVAVCGPVGAGKSSLLYAILGEIPKISGTVNVFGNIAYVSQTSWIQSGTLRDNILFGKPMEKTRYESAIKVCALDKDINDFSHGDLTEIGQRGINMSGGQKQRIQLARAVYNDADIYLLDDPFSAVDAHTAAILFKDCVMTALREKTVILVTHQVEFLSEVDTILVMEGGKVTQSGNYGNLLTAGTAFEQLVSAHKEAIIELDQNNENRTHREESQGVYKNQSEGEISTEGQLGIQLTQEEEKEIGHVGLKTFWDYISFSRCSFMLFGIMLAQLAFVALQAASTLWLALATDIPNITSAILIGVYSFISFASAGFVYMRSLLTSYLALKASKVFFTSFNTAIFNAPMLFFDSTPIGRILTRASSDLSTLDFDIPYSTTFVTCVPIEILVMIGVMVLVTWPVLIAAIPATVASKYVQEYYQASSGELMRINGTTKAPVMNFAAETSLGVVTVRAFNMVERFFKNYLKLVDTDATLFFHSNVAMEWLVLRIEALQNLTVITSALLLVLFPQGYVSSGLVGLSLSYGLTLTGSFIFWTRWYCNLLNYLISVERIKQFIDLPSEPPAIVKDHQPPSSWPFKGRIDLQALEIRYRPNAPLVLKGITCSFREGSRVGVVGRTGSGKSTLISALFRLVEPASGDILIDGMNICSMGLKDLRMKLSIIPQEPTLFKGSIRTNLDPLGLYSDDDIWKALEKCQLKETISHNPNLLDSKVSDEGGNWSLGQRQLFCLGRVLLKRNRILVLDEATASIDSATDAILQRIIRQEFEECTVITVAHRVPTVIDSDMVMVLSYGKMVEYDEPSRLMDTNSSFSKLVAEYWASCSKNSS, from the exons atgatgatgataatgatgatCTTCAATGGATACGCTGATGATTTCTCATGGATTTGTCTGAAACATTTTAAGTTCACTTCTTTCTGTTCACAAACGACCACAATAGACGCTATAAATCTATTTTTCGTCTGTGTCTTCTACGCTTCTACTATTGTCAGTTTAATCAgaagaaattttataaatggaAGTCGTAGCAAAAGCAGGTTTTTCCTTATTGTTTCTATCTGTTGTGCTATCACTAGCATTGTGTTTTACGGTATTGGCTTGTGGAATCTCATAGCCAAAACTGGGAACTCCATGGCTACATGCGTTGTACGAGGATTTGTTTGGACTTCTTTGGCAGTTTCTTTGCTTCTTCAGACACACGAATGGATCAAAGTTCTAAACACTATCTGGTGGGCAAGTTCCGGTGCACTATTTTCAACTATTCAAATTGAAATTCTATTTAGAAAGCATGCAATCGAAATTTTCGATGTCCTACTATGGCTCTTACACACGCTTCTTCTATTCTGTGCCTTCCAAAACCTTGGTTACTTTGTCACCCAAAGGGAACCAAAAAGTTTATCTGAGCCACTTTTAGCACAGGAAGTTGAGACAGAAGAAACAGGACTAGGTCGTGCTTCCTTTCTGAGCAAGTTGACTTTCTCTTGGGTTAACTCCGTACTCAGTTTGGGTTACTCAAAACCACTATCTCTTGAAGATATCCCTTCCCTTCTTTCTGAAGATAAAGCAGACTTGTCCCACCAAAACTTCATGCATGCATGCAAATCCCTTGCAAGGGAGAGAAGCAACGAGAACAACAACAAGAACTTGGTGTTTTGGTCCATTGTAAGAACTCACTCAAAAGAGAACATATTAATAGCTGTTTACGCATTGCTCAGAACCATTGCTGTGAGTGTTTCCCCTTTAATACTCTATGCTTTTGTCAACTTTTCATATAGTAGGGATTCCGGGGATACAGATCTCAAAGAAGGTCTTATCATAGTGGGTTTTCTTATTCTCTCCAAAGTAGTTGAATCTGTGTCCCAGAGACATTGGTTTTTTAGTTCCAGGAGGTCAGGGTTGAAGATGAGATCGGCTCTGATGGTGGCAGTGTatgaaaaacaactaaaacTTTCAAGCTCAGCAAGAACAAGACACTCAACAGGAGAAATTGTGAATTACATAGCTGTTGACGCGTATCGCATGGGAGAATGTCCATGGTGGTTTCATCTAACATGGGCATGTACGTTGCAAATTCTTCTATCTATCAGTATCCTTTATGGAGTTGTGGGAGTAGGTGCTCTTCCTGGTTTAGTCCCCCTTCTTATATGTGGACTTATCAATGTACCATTTGCCAAGTTCCTACAGAAGTGCATGGCACAGTTCATGATTTCACAGGACGAGCGTCTTAGAGCAACTTCAGAAATCCTTAATAGCATGAAAATCATCAAGTTACAGTCCTGGGAAGACAAATTCAAGAATTTGGTTGAGAACCTTCGTGCGAAAGAGTTCGTTTGGCTATCTAAGTCACAGTTGTTGAAAGCTTATGGGTCATTTTTATATTGGGTGTCTCCTACCATCGTTTCTGCTGTTGTTTTCCTCGGTTGTGCTGTTTTCAATAGTGCTCCATTGAATGCTGGGACCATTTTTACTGTTCTTGCAACGTTGAGGAACTTGGGAGAACCTGTTCGAATGATTCCGGAGGCTCTATCTGTTATGATCCAAGTTAAGGTATCTTTTGATCGTCTCAATACCTTTTTGTTCGACGAAGAACTAGACACCAGTGATGGTAACAGAAGCTATATAAACCGAAGTTCAACTAATGCGGTAGAAATCCAAGATGGCAACTTCATCTGGGACCATGAATCAGTGTCCCCAACATTGAGAGATCTGAATTTAGAAATCAAATGGGGACAGAAAGTTGCAGTTTGTGGGCCAGTTGGAGCTGGAAAATCATCTCTTTTGTATGCAATACTAGGAGAGATTCCCAAGATCTCAGGAACT GTTAATGTGTTCGGCAACATAGCATATGTTTCTCAAACTTCTTGGATACAAAGTGGGACGCTTCGAGATAATATACTCTTCGGCAAGCCGATGGAGAAAACAAGATATGAGAGTGCAATTAAAGTTTGTGCTTTGGATAAGGATATCAATGATTTTAGCCATGGCGATCTTACAGAAATAGGTCAGCGAGGGATTAACATGAGTGGAGGACAAAAGCAAAGGATTCAACTAGCTCGTGCTGTCTACAATGATGCTGACATTTATCTCCTCGATGACCCTTTCAGTGCAGTTGATGCTCACACTGCTGCTATCCTTTTCAAA GACTGTGTAATGACGGCTCTAAGAGAGAAAACAGTCATTCTAGTGACACATCAAGTGGAGTTTCTATCAGAAGTTGATACAATCCTG GTAATGGAAGGTGGAAAAGTTACTCAATCAGGAAATTATGGGAATCTCTTGACAGCTGGGACTGCCTTTGAACAACTTGTGAGTGCTCATAAGGAAGCAATTATAGAGTTGGATCAGAATAATGAGAACAGAACTCATAGAGAAGAGTCTCAAGGTGtttataaaaatcaaagtgaGGGGGAGATTTCAACAGAGGGTCAACTTGGGATACAACTTacacaagaagaagaaaaagagattgGTCATGTTGGCTTGAAGACATTCTGGgattatatttcattttccaGATGTTCATTTATGCTGTTTGGGATAATGTTGGCACAACTTGCTTTTGTTGCTTTGCAGGCTGCATCAACACTTTGGCTTGCTTTAGCCACTGATATTCCAAATATAACTAGTGCCATCTTGATCGGGGTCTACTCATTTATTTCGTTTGCTAGTGCTGGGTTTGTATATATGAGGTCACTCTTGACCTCTTACCTTGCATTAAAAGCTTCCAAAGTTTTCTTCACAAGTTTCAATACTGCTATCTTCAATGCTCCTATGTTGTTCTTTGACTCAACCCCCATAGGAAGGATTTTAACGAGA GCTTCATCAGATTTAAGTACTTTGGATTTTGATATACCTTATTCGACCACATTTGTAACATGTGTACCCATTGAAATTTTGGTGATGATTGGTGTAATGGTTTTAGTAACATGGCCAGTTCTCATTGCTGCCATTCCTGCAACAGTTGCATCAAAATATGTTCAG GAATATTATCAAGCCTCGTCAGGGGAATTAATGAGGATCAATGGAACCACGAAAGCTCCTGTGATGAATTTTGCAGCTGAAACATCACTTGGTGTTGTTACTGTGAGAGCATTCAATATGGTAgaaagattttttaaaaactacTTAAAGCTTGTGGACACAGACGCAACACTGTTTTTTCATTCTAATGTAGCAATGGAATGGTTAGTTTTAAGGATTGAAGCACTTCAAAATTTGACAGTGATCACTTCAGCTTTGCTACTTGTTCTATTTCCTCAGGGCTACGTGTCCTCGG GTCTTGTGGGGCTATCTCTCTCTTATGGTTTAACCTTGACAGGATCCTTCATATTTTGGACTCGATGGTATTGCAACTTACTAAACTATCTTATCTCTGTTGAACGAATCAAGCAATTCATTGACCTACCATCAGAACCTCCTGCTATTGTGAAGGACCACCAACCTCCCTCTTCATGGCCTTTCAAAGGCAGGATTGACCTTCAAGCCTTAGAA ATTAGATACCGTCCTAATGCTCCATTAGTGCTTAAGGGTATCACTTGCAGCTTTAGAGAGGGGAGTAGAGTGGGAGTTGTAGGAAGAACAGGAAGTGGAAAAAGTACACTGATAAGTGCTTTGTTTCGCTTAGTTGAGCCAGCAAGCGGTGATATTCTGATAGATGGGATGAACATATGCTCAATGGGGTTGAAGGATTTGAGAATGAAACTAAGCATCATCCCTCAAGAACCAACTCTTTTCAAAGGCAGCATCAGAACCAACTTGGACCCTTTAGGCCTGTACTCAGATGATGACATATGGAAG GCTTTAGAGAAATGTCAGCTGAAGGAAACTATCAGCCATAATCCAAATCTCTTGGATTCTAAGG TGAGTGATGAAGGTGGAAATTGGAGTTTGGGACAACGACAACTGTTTTGTCTTGGGAGAGTACTGCTTAAGAGGAACAGAATTCTTGTTCTGGATGAAGCTACTGCCTCCATTGACTCTGCCACGGATGCAATTCTTCAAAGAATTATCAGACAAGAGTTTGAAGAATGCACAGTTATTACAGTGGCTCACAGGGTTCCAACTGTTATAGACAGTGACATGGTTATGGTCCTCTCCTATG GGAAAATGGTGGAATATGATGAACCTTCAAGACTAATGGACACCAACTCTTCATTCTCTAAGCTGGTAGCAGAATATTGGGCCAGTTGCAGCAAGAATTCCtcctaa
- the LOC114166278 gene encoding rRNA-processing protein fcf2-like: MPERKPVVGLSWQPQFSIPSSSKGTDGSHAKPQTEPSNNALWKSSSELVDGLFVPPNNPKKLNKLLKKQAKDTAGNNWFNMPAQTITPELQKDLKLLKLRSALDPKRHYKKGDSKSKTLPKYFQVGTVVDSPLDFFSGRLTKKERKATLADELLSDQNLAAYRKRKVREIQEQNRPGGNEKWKIKGSNSRKRAKERRIY, translated from the exons ATGCCGGAGAGAAAACCAGTTGTCGGGTTATCATGGCAGCCACAGTTTTCTATTCCATCATCATCAAAAGGCACTGATGGGTCTCATGCCAAACCTCAAACGGAACCATCAAACAACGCTCTTTGGAAATCCAGTTCAGAGCTGGTTGATGGCCTTTTTGTCCCTCCGAACAATCCCAAAAAATTGAACAAGTTACTCAAAAAGCAAGCTAAAGATACCGCTGGGAATAATTG GTTCAATATGCCGGCCCAAACCATCACCCCTGAGCTACAAAAAGATTTGAAATTGTTGAAG TTGAGGTCTGCCCTTGATCCAAAGCGTCATTACAAGAAAGGggattccaaatcaaagacacTTCCCAAATATTTCCAG GTTGGTACAGTTGTAGATTCTCCACTGGACTTCTTCTCAGGAAGATTAACAAAGAAGGAAAGAAAAGCAACACTTGCAGATGAGCTGCTTTCTGATCAAAACCTTGCCGCCTATAG gaAACGGAAGGTTCGAGAGATTCAAGAACAAAATCGACCAGGTGGGAATGAAAAGTGGAAGATTAAAGGTAGTAATTCCCGGAAGCGGGCTAAGGAAAGGAGAATTTACTGA
- the LOC114165660 gene encoding ABC transporter C family member 8-like: MALTTTIENFSCNCHGSFSLASFSSQRCIIDIVNMFFLCVFYASLFSNLIKKRPANASGGYRKGLVRVVTSFCCTLLSIAYFVDGVWNLITKTTGFNQLNLLVCIVRGLVWISLAASLFVQRFQWIKTLCSIWWVFSCTLVSVLNAEILLKERSFQVFDMATWPVHILTVLCAFQNHGYFVPQEIPDPSSCEPLLVHKEMHKQTGLGHASFLSRFTFSWMNGLLSLGYSKPLACEDIPSLASEDKSDFAYQKFAHAWLSLLRNSNNSINLVMWSIARVYMKENIYIAICAFLRTICAVVSPLLVYAFVNYSSCTEEDLKQGMAIMGCLVFAKVVESVSQRHWSFNSRRLGMKMRSSLMAAVYQKQLKLSALGRRRHSTGEIVNYIAVDAYRMGEFPWWFHTLFFSALQVFLALGVLFGVVGLGALPGLVPLLICGFLNVPFAKILQKYRSEFMIAQDERLRSTSEILSSMKIIKLHSWEDNFKKLVESLRAKELKCLAEVHFMRACGTFIYWLSPTIISSVILMGCALFQSAPLDAGTIFTVLATLRSIGEPVILIPEALSVMIQVKVSFDRLNTFLLDDEVKGDDIGRTSKDSCNKGVEILAGSFSWDLQSLPLTLREVNFEIKWKQTVAVCGPVGAGKTSLLYAILGEIPKISGTVRVGGTLAYVSQIPWIQSGTIRDNILFGKPMEETRYEYAIKVCALDKDINGFSHGDLTEIGQRGINLSGGQKQRIQLARAVYNDADIYLLDDPFSAVDAHTASILFHDCVRTALRRKTVILVTHQVEFLSEVDKILVMEGGKISQTGSYEDLLTAGTAFKQLLSAHREAITGIETNSENKREVQNVVTVQPEDSHPSNLTKSGSNGEISAEIQLTQEEEKESGGVGWQPFCDYILFPEGSLLLCLSILAQLIFVCLQAASTSWLAIANEMSKVTSSILVGVYSVISISSIVFVYLRSYFAAHLGLKASKAFFSAFTDSIFNAPMLFFDSTPVGRIFTRASSDFSILDFDIPFSTIFVIAEVTELLTMIVVMVSVTWQVLIVAVLAMVATKYIQGYYQASAREITRINGTTKAPLMNFAAETYLGVVSIRAFNMADRFFKNYLNLVDTDATMFFHSNAAIEWLILRIQALQNLTVFTAALLLVLLPKGFVAPGLVGLSLSYGFSLTGTVVYLTRMFCNLSNYVISVERIKQFIHIPAEPSAIVDDNRPPPSWPSKGRIDFQSVEIRYRPNSPLVLKGISCTFKEGSRVGVVGRTGSGKTTLISALFRIVEPTKGDILIDGINICSIGLKDLRIKLSIIPQEPTLFKGSIRNNLDPLGLYSDDEIWKALEKCQLKATISSLPNLLETSVSDEGENWSVGQRQLICLGRVLLRKNRILVLDEATASIDSATDGVLQRIIRQEFSECTVITVAHRVPTVIDSDMVMLLSYGKVVEYEKPSKLMDTNSSFSKLVAEYWSHCNDRPQKISMYQSQQRREAI, translated from the exons ATGGCTCTCACAACCACAATAG AGAACTTCTCCTGCAATTGCCATGGAAGTTTCAGTTTGGCTTCCTTTTCCAGCCAAAGGTGCATAATAGACATTGTCAACATGTTTTTCCTGTGTGTCTTTTATGCATCATTGTTCTCCAATCTGATCAAGAAAAGACCTGCAAATGCAAGTGGTGGTTACAGAAAGGGACTGGTTCGAGTAGTTACTTCATTCTGTTGTACTCTTTTAAGCATTGCATATTTTGTTGATGGTGTGTGGAATCTCATAACCAAAACCACAGGCTTCAATCAGCTGAACTTGTTGGTTTGCATTGTGAGAGGACTGGTTTGGATATCTTTAGCAGCTTCACTGTTTGTTCAAAGATTTCAATGGATAAAAACACTGTGCTCTATTTGGTGGGTGTTTTCATGCACACTGgtttcagtactcaatgctGAAATTCTGCTGAAAGAGCGAAGCTTTCAAGTATTTGATATGGCAACATGGCCAGTGCACATCCTAACTGTTCTCTGTGCCTTCCAAAATCATGGCTACTTTGTCCCACAAGAAATCCCAGATCCCAGTTCATGTGAGCCTCTGTTAGTTCATAAGGAAATGCATAAACAAACAGGACTTGGCCATGCCTCTTTTCTCAGCAGATTCACATTCTCTTGGATGAATGGTTTACTCAGTTTGGGTTACTCAAAGCCACTAGCATGTGAAGACATCCCTTCTCTTGCTTCTGAAGATAAATCTGATTTTGCATACCAAAAGTTTGCACATGCATGGCTTTCCCTTTTGAGAAACAGTAACAATTCCATAAACTTGGTCATGTGGTCCATAGCTCGAGTTTACATGAAGGAAAATATCTACATAGCCATTTGCGCATTTCTGAGAACAATTTGTGCTGTTGTTTCTCCTTTACTTGTTTATGCTTTTGTAAACTACTCCAGTTGCACTGAGGAAGACTTAAAACAAGGAATGGCCATAATGGGGTGTCTTGTGTTTGCCAAGGTGGTTGAGTCTGTGTCTCAAAGACATTGGTCTTTTAACTCACGGAGGTTAGGAATGAAAATGAGATCTTCTTTAATGGCTGCAGTGTATCAAAAGCAATTAAAGCTCTCAGCTTTGGGTAGGAGAAGACATTCAACTGGTGAGATTGTGAATTACATTGCAGTTGATGCATATCGAATGGGTGAATTTCCATGGTGGTTTCATACATTGTTTTTTTCTGCACTGCAAGTTTTTCTGGCTCTTGGTGTGCTTTTTGGTGTTGTGGGTCTAGGTGCACTTCCTGGTTTAGTGCCACTTCTCATTTGTGGATTTCTCAACGTACCATTTGCAAAGATCCTTCAAAAATATAGGTCTGAGTTTATGATTGCACAAGATGAGCGTCTGAGATCAACTTCAGAGATTCTTAGTAGTATGAAAATCATAAAGCTACATTCCTGGGAGGATAACTTCAAGAAGCTAGTTGAATCCCTTCGTGCTAAAGAGTTAAAATGTTTGGCTGAAGTACACTTCATGAGAGCTTGTGGAACATTTATATATTGGCTCTCTCCGACCATCATTTCTTCAGTTATCTTAATGGGGTGTGCGCTTTTTCAGAGTGCCCCTTTGGATGCTGGAACTATCTTCACAGTTCTTGCAACATTGAGAAGCATCGGAGAACCTGTCATATTGATTCCAGAAGCACTTTCTGTTATGATCCAAGTTAAGGTCTCCTTTGATCGTCTCAACACCTTTTTGCTTGATGACGAGGTAAAAGGTGATGACATTGGAAGAACATCAAAAGATTCTTGCAACAAGGGTGTTGAAATTCTAGCAGGCAGCTTCAGTTGGGATCTGCAATCATTGCCTCTAACTTTGAGAGAAGTGAATTTTGAGATCAAGTGGAAGCAGACAGTAGCAGTTTGTGGTCCAGTTGGAGCTGGAAAAACATCTCTTCTGTATGCAATACTCGGAGAGATACCCAAAATTTCAGGAACT GTTAGAGTAGGAGGAACACTTGCCTACGTTTCCCAAATTCCTTGGATCCAAAGTGGTACAATTCGTGATAATATTCTATTTGGAAAACCAATGGAAGAAACCAGGTATGAATATGCCATTAAGGTCTGTGCCTTGGATAAGGATATTAATGGATTTAGCCACGGTGATCTTACAGAAATAGGTCAGAGAGGGATTAACTTGAGTGGTGGACAAAAGCAAAGGATTCAACTAGCTCGTGCAGTCTATAATGATGCTGATATCTATCTCCTAGATGACCCTTTTAGTGCTGTAGATGCTCATACTGCCTCTATTCTGTTTCAT GATTGTGTAAGGACTGCTTTAAGAAGGAAAACAGTTATTCTTGTGACTCATCAAGTTGAATTTCTCTCAGAAGTTGATAAAATACTG GTAATGGAAGGAGGAAAAATTAGTCAAACGGGTAGCTATGAAGATCTGTTAACTGCTGGAACAGCCTTTAAGCAGCTTCTGAGTGCTCATAGAGAGGCAATTACAGGAATAGAAACAAACAGTGAAAACAAAAGAGAAGTTCAAAATGTTGTCACAGTTCAGCCTGAGGATTCTCATCCTTCTAATCTCACTAAAAGTGGAAGTAATGGGGAAATTTCTGCAGAGATTCAACTTacacaagaagaagaaaaggaaagtgGTGGTGTTGGGTGGCAGCCATTCTGTGACTATATTTTGTTCCCTGAGGGATCTTTGCTTCTATGTTTGAGCATATTAGCACAGTTGATTTTTGTATGTTTGCAGGCTGCATCAACTTCTTGGCTTGCCATAGCCAATGAGATGTCAAAAGTAACCAGCAGCATCTTAGTTGGAGTTTATAGTGTGATTTCCATTTCAAGCATTGTTTTTGTATATCTGAGATCTTACTTTGCTGCACATCTTGGTTTGAAAGCTTCTAAAGCATTCTTCTCTGCCTTCACTGATTCTATCTTTAATGCTCCTATGTTGTTCTTTGATTCAACCCCAGTAGGGAGGATTTTTACCAGA GCTTCATCAGATTTTAGTATTTTAGATTTCGATATCCCTTTTTCCACCATCTTTGTGATAGCTGAAGTAACAGAGCTTCTTACAATGATTGTGGTAATGGTTTCAGTCACATGGCAAGTGCTCATTGTTGCAGTTCTTGCCATGGTGGCTACAAAATATATCCAG GGCTATTATCAAGCTTCTGCAAGAGAAATTACACGAATCAATGGAACTACAAAAGCCCCTCTTATGAATTTTGCGGCTGAGACATATCTTGGTGTGGTTAGTATAAGAGCTTTCAACATGGCTGACAGATTCTTCAAAAACTACCTTAACCTTGTCGATACAGATGCCACGATGTTCTTTCATTCCAATGCTGCCATCGAGTGGTTAATTTTAAGGATTCAAGCACTTCAGAATTTGACAGTCTTCACTGCAGCTTTGCTTCTTGTTCTACTTCCGAAGGGATTTGTGGCCCCTG GCCTTGTGGGGCTTTCTCTGTCTTACGGTTTTTCACTGACAGGAACCGTAGTTTATCTTACTAGAATGTTTTGCAACTTATCGAACTATGTGATCTCTGTTGAAAGAATCAAGCAATTCATTCACATACCAGCAGAACCAAGTGCAATTGTAGATGACAATAGACCACCACCTTCTTGGCCTTCTAAAGGTCGAATAGATTTTCAATCTGTAGAG aTCAGATATCGTCCAAATTCTCCATTAGTCTTGAAGGGCATCTCTTGTACGTTTAAAGAAGGGAGTAGAGTTGGAGTTGTAGGAAGAACAGGAAGTGGAAAAACTACACTTATAAGTGCTTTGTTTCGCATAGTTGAGCCTACTAAAGGTGACATTCTTATAGATGGGATTAATATATGCTCAATTGGGTTAAAAGATTTAAGAATAAAGCTTAGCATCATTCCTCAAGAACCAACTCTTTTCAAGGGTAGCATTCGAAATAACTTGGACCCTTTAGGCCTGTACTCAGATGATGAAATATGGAAG GCTTTAGAGAAATGTCAGCTCAAGGCAACAATTAGTAGTCTACCAAATCTCTTGGAGACTTCtg TGAGTGATGAAGGGGAAAACTGGAGTGTGGGGCAGCGCCAACTCATTTGTCTTGGAAGGGTGCTTCTGAGGAAGAACAGAATTCTTGTTCTGGATGAAGCTACTGCCTCCATTGATTCTGCCACAGATGGTGTTCTGCAACGAATCATCAGACAAGAATTTTCAGAATGCACAGTTATAACTGTGGCTCACAGAGTTCCCACTGTAATAGACAGTGACATGGTCATGCTCCTATCTTATG GGAAAGTGGTGGAGTATGAGAAACCTTCAAAGCTTATGGATACTAACTCTTCCTTCTCTAAGCTGGTAGCTGAATATTGGTCCCACTGCAACGATCGTCCACAAAAGATTAGCATGTATCAATCTCAGCAACGGAGGGAAGCAATATAA